Genomic segment of Cryptococcus depauperatus CBS 7841 chromosome 8, complete sequence:
TTATTTATCACGCTTGCTTCATTTAAGTGGGTCAGATCTGCGATATCCTCTACACCATCAAATTGCGGTGGGTTCATAGGACTCAAAGTCCATAATGGTACTGTCTTGATCTCGCCTGTCGTTGATATCTGCACTTCTGCAGTAGCATCCGAGTCCATATCATCGCCTTGCTGAGACCGTATCCAGCATGGCAAGAAACCAGCAGTTTGGTCTGGCAGCCACATACGCCTGAGGTTGTTGGTTGTCGGTGGTGGCTCATAGCGATAGGACGTTGGAATGTATGTTGGGCGACGGGAATAGGATACAAGTCGATCCATGGCGTATGGTTATATCAAAGCCATGAAGGGGAAAATGAATATCAAGTTGATGAACAATTGTATATCAACAAGTGATGAGTACACACTTTTGTCATTGAACTCGGCGCGGGCCGCCGCAACTGTAGTCCACGTGTCTAGGCGAGATTTCGACGCGACGCGTAAAGTCAATAGTGCCACACCAATGGAAATTCGGTGTTACTTCCTCCACCAGactctcctctttctctgctggttccatcttttcaaagatgCTTTTCTTTACATTTtacattcatcttttgagcACTGCAGCAAACCTAGCCACGAAAAATCACGTGAAAGCTATTCATCTACGTGTATACTGAGAATTGCGCATAGAGAGTCGCTTTGTGGCCCTTGTTACTGTAATATGGCTTCATCGTCGGCGTGAGTTTGGATCGTTGACGCCTTATAAGATTCTTATTATGTTATAGCTCTGAAGACTGGAAGAAAGGCCTCATCGCGCCACCAAAAGATTTGCGGCCTCAAACAGAGGTTGGTCATTAAATAACTGTCGACATCCACCGCTCACCCTACGCAGGATGTTACCGCGACACAGGGATCAAAGTTTGAAGACTTTGGTCTTCGCCGCGAGCTTCTGATGGGCATATACACTTCAGGATTTGAGAAACCAAGCCCAATTCAGGAGCAGGCTATTCCTGTGGCTTTGACTGGAAGAGATATCCTTGGTACGTATCATGTCGACCGTGGGCAAGTAGGCTCACTCGATGACGGTAGCACGAGCCAAGAATGGTACTGGGAAGGTACATGCATCGGAATAGGAGTGATTCGTGCTAAATCCTTTTTAGACAGCCTCGTTCATCATCCCCACTCTCAACAGAATCAACACATCCCTATCTCATATTCAAGCTCTTATTCTTGTACCGACACGTGAACTTGCTCTCCAAACATCTCAAGTATGCAAAACCTTTGGTGCTCATATTCCCAACCTCCAGGTCATGATTACTACTGGCGGAACTACATTACGCGATGACATCTTGCGTCTACAACAACCTGTGCATATTCTTGTTGGAACCCCAGGAAGGATATTGGATTTAGGGGGCAAAGGGATTGCTGGATTAAATAAATGTGGAGTCTTTGTCATGGATGAAGCAGACAAACTGTTGAGCGAAGACTTTATGCCCGTCATTGAACAGACTTTGGCACTATGCCCTCAAGAAAGGCAGGTGATGCTCTTTTCGGCCACTTTTCCATGGACTGTCAAAGAATTTTCTGTTAGTGTTAAAACATTGTGGTATAAAGCTGACCTGTCACAGGATAAACACATGGTGCAACCATATGAAATCAACCTTATGGACGAACTTACACTTAAGGGTGTCACACAATATTATGCTTATGTTGAAGAATCTCAAAAGGTTCATTGTCTTAATACTCTATTTTCAAAAGTGTGTGTCTAGCCCTTATAGCCATAACCGCGGTTGACTTGCATATTCAGCTTCAAATCAACCAATCAATTATCTTTTGTAATTCTACCAATCGGGTTGAGTTACTTGCTAAAAAAGTCACTGAGCTCGGTTACTCTTGTTTCTACTCTCACGCTAAGATGCAACAAGCCCATCGCAATCGAGTCTTCCACGATTTTCGAAACGGGATGACCAGAAATCTCGTTTGCTCTGATCTATTAACTAGAGGAATTGATATCCAAGCAGTTAATGTTGTTATAAACTTTGATTTCCCTAGGACAGCAGAAAGTTATCTCCATAGAATTGGTCGATCTGGACGATTCGGGCACTTGGGCTTGGCTATTTCCCTCTTGACTGTCTGTCCTTTATTTGTCTGTCATAACCTAGAAACTGATGAGCCGAATAGCTTGAAGACAGACATAACCTCTACCGCATTGAATCTGAACTGGGCACAGAAATCGCACCTATCCCTGCTGCAATTGATCCTGTCTTGTATGTTGCTCCGACCGtagcagaagatgaggaacGGACATCACCCGCATCCGGAACGAGGTGATCGTCTACCCCGCTGCAACGGTAAAGACTTCCGCGTGCGATCATGCTCGGATTGCCTCGAATTTTACCCAGCAGATTAGCCCAGACTTGCGCCGCACAAATTGAGCATGCATGTATTGTGCTGTGGGGTTGTAAACGCGTAGCCTTGGGTAAGTGGTTGGTCCAGTCTTAAGCTCCAAGATGCACGCCTATGCACAGATTCTGGCGCGTTCGACACATGAAATATTTTAACAGAATGAATGCTGCATTCGAATTTGGCAGTCATTAATTCATCTCCTTGCAATTAAGCCGTTATCTGCATACAGTAGTATGCAGATAACGGCATCATACTATGTAAGCACTAAACATGATTTGTCTTATACCTGGCAAAGTAATCAACAAACATATATAAAATTCACCAAAATATATATGATTCTCTAAGAGGGTGTCACATTTGTCACGCTCACAACATACCGACGTTGACAGTgaccaaaaaaagaaaacaacgAATACCCGAATACCCAAATATATTTTACATCCTCTGCTTGATAGCCCTTGTGATCTTCCTAGCATAGATGAGGCTAAAGCCAGTGGCTATAGGTAAAGCCGAGACAAGCAGCCAAAAACCTACGAACAAAAGTATAGGTAGCCAAAACAGATAAAGCATTCGATCGCCTAAATCATACCCATCGTCAACCTTCAGATCTGACGACAAAGAACGATTGGGGAATGAAAAAATACTTACGCTTGACGTGTTGGACAACCTTATCACCTGGGGACGtgctctctctctttctggTCATCAATGCCACCCCACTTCCACTCCCTGAAGCAGTCGCagatctttttcttctccctctgctctttttctcttcatcctgtTTATCACCACCTGAAAACTCTTTCTCACTTtcctttcctctttcccaCTCCTGTTCAAACATGTGAGAGCCAGAAGCAGTGACAGGCGTTGCCATGCCAGTTTGAACGACAGCGTTGAGAGCGGCAGCGGCCATGGCTTGAGTAAAGagcttcatctcttccGGATTGGTCATTTTTGATAGTGTATGCCATGAAGGCGAAGTAAATCCCGCCCAAGAATGTCCGCGTTCAATCTGGTTTTCGCGTCTCTTCAAAGGACTAACTATACTCTTGTTGgagctgaaaagagatgatcGACTAGGTAAATGGTCCCATACAGCATTGGGAATGAAGTgatgttgaggaagatgggaAAGGTTTGAGATGGTTTTGATCCATCCCATATGCTCCTGATGAATATCAATATGCTCAGCTGGAGGAGTATAAGGAGGAGgcctatctgcttcaaCACTGATCTTGAGATTTGAACTAAGCGCTGAAGGCCCAGGAGTCAAAGCGGAAAACCGCTCCGATTTGACGGACATGGTTCGCTTATCCTTGATACGAGACCGACGCCGATTGTAGGCAGATGACAATCGCAATTTAGAAATATCTTGTTCAGCCTCAGATCCAGAAGATGGGTTATCATTATCAATCGAACTCGTTGGGCTCGCTATGACACTTTTAGGTGATGCCCTCCTCATTTCGGCTGTGTATCCTGTAGTGAGAAGTCCGTCTGTAGGAAAGGCGGGCACTGAACCGATTGACTCAGAATTGGTCGACCAGACAGCCGATAACAACAGCTTTTCCACCTTAGCGTGCTCACCAAATTTGGCTAAGTCTAGCGGCATCTCACCATAAGCCGTTGCTCGATCATAGCTAGCTCCTGCCTCGATTAGCACACGTGCACAGGTAAGTCTCCCGCAAAGGGCAGCAAAAGCTAGTGGTGTAAAACCGTTGACATCTTGAACATCAATCTGTGCTCCCCCGACTATTAATCGACGGACAAGGCGAGAAAAGCCCATGGCTGAGGCAATGTGTAGAAAGGTTTGCTGAGATGAGTTGGTTAAATTGATGGCGCCACTTGCGCGGAGTGATCCTGGAGCATGGGAGTCGAGAGACGCAAGGAATGTAATGATGGTCGATTGAAGATCAGAAGCTTCGCTATCTATAGACTGAGTATCAGACGAAGATGGCTGAGAATTGGAGTCCTCGTCTGTGCTGTCCCCCAAGACAAGTGCCGCTGAATTGATAGCAACACTGTTATTATTCCCCAGAGAGACTCCAGGGTTAGAACCAGACCATTGAGACGTATTATTCGTAGTCCTTGGTATATGGTTGGTCAGACGATAAGCCGCATCAGTAGACGAATCCTGATAGTGACTCTGTATGGCTAAAGCAAGCTTCATCCTGCACGAAACATTAGCCCAGAACCCCGTTACGAAACAAAAACGTACGCATCCTTTTCCATATCGGTGTAGGTAAACAGCATCTTTGTCCCCGCCCCCGGTACGACACCGCTTCCAAAACCTTGAATAGTGACTTCAACCACGCCAGCAAAAGCACTTGGTGGCAACCTGCATTGCATGAACCCGCCATTTACAAACTCTGTGGCGGCAGGCCGTTGTCCAAAGACAATAACCATGCCAGGAGAGAAGTGTTGTCCTGCGATGGCGATTGTGGATCCACCAGCCATGGGTCCTTCTCCCGGTATGACGTGAGTGATGCTTGGTTGAGGTTGGGTTCGAgctgaggaagaggaaatggaAGCTTGTGGTTGGACTGATTGTGCTTGAGAGTTTTGATTCAAACGAAGGGTATCAAGTAAACCCGGAAAACCTGTGCTTATTGATGGGCTTGCCAACCCTTGCCCCTGAGAGAGTTGCTGCTGACACTCTCCAGTATAATCCAAGTatttttccatctcgtcaCTTTCCTCTACTACGGTAGAGTCAGGAGGTAATCCACTTTGGCTAAATATCGCCGATGATCGTCCGTCCCATCCAGAAAACATGGACCCTTGGTCATTATCAACCGAAGAGATGCTTGCTCGTGAAGAAATAGACGCTGAGCGGTTTAACAAGTCATCAAACCCATTGGAGATTAGGTTGACCATACCATCTTCGGTTTCACCTCTGTTGTACAGCATGGGCCCCTGTCCTTGCATCGTCCCGTGAGAAATGTCCTGATTATTGAGTTGATTCAAACTTGTCAAGAAACTTTGACTAAAAACACCGCCGTTGTTCGCAAGTTCTTCTCTCGCAAGTCCTAACATCTGAGATCTTGGACTACCACCAGTAGAGCTCGCAACACTTCCTCCGCTCGAATGTGGGACATTGGGATTTGTCCCATTGAACTGTGGTCCACGAAGATCTTGTGGTGAAACGGTGTTAACCAATTGGCTCATATTGATGTCGTTCAAATGCATGGAAGACTGATGTGTCTGTACCTGCTGAGACTGAGTGTGGGTTGAGGCAGACTCGTTAGGAACAACACTGAATGGTAGACCAGCCATCTGGTTGGTCACGTAACTCATGGGAGAAGGAACTTGGAGAGGTTGCTGGATTACATCTGGACTGGGAGCTGCGCTAGGTCCTGAGGGTGTTTGGACATGAGGTGTGGGCCTTTCATAAGGCTTGCCAGCACGAACATTTGGAGTTTGTTTTTGTAGCACAGCGCCCGCTTCACTGAGGCTTTGGAAGCTTTGGACACTCTCACTCTCGCTTGGCGTTGGGCTGTGAGCTCTACTAGAGGAGACGACACTGGTAGCGCTTGCTCGAGCCTTTCGCCGGGGGACAGGGGGTTGAACAGGACCGTTTAGAGAAGTGATATTGGAGACTGTTTTGGATCTAGATTTTGTGTCTGTCTTGTGGTCATCTGTAATGCGAATAGGCTTTGTTATTGAACTCGCGATAATCCTTCCATCGTGAGCCCGTAAAGTAAATTTTATTCTGCAATGGAGTCAGTAAAATGATACAGATATAAGAAACATCTCACCTGAAgccaatcttttctccatgACACTTCCCATAACAAACCACTCTAAATGGTAACCAGTTGCAACTACCATCTTCCAAACGAATCTCACTAGGCGTGTTGAATAAGACAATCTCGTGTCGCCAATCACTGTAATCAGGATCCCATGGTGgttcttcaacaacttgTCCCACTTTTTTAGGATCATAATTATCTGGGTTCTCGGCAGTGATAAAGTCAGGGGACGGTGTCACAAGAGATTGTCTCGGTGGTTTGAGAACTGAAGAGGAAGCGTCAGAGTCTGAAGTGGGttgagctctttttctatttctgTTTTtggcatctcttctccttgctTCTCTGTTTCTACATCTCTTGCAAACGTAAATCCTCTTTCCGTTTTCACCAGACATGTACACCGCTGTCTCAAGATACGCTAGTTTGTCTTTGGGAATATGCCCTATCGCTTGTAGTTGCTTTTTGCTGGAATTTTTGGTCGTAGTCCCAGCTTGAAACTTCAAGCCATGGAAAGTAGAGATACGCTCAAACGTCATAAGAAGATTGTCATTGGCATCACGAGGAATGAGGGGGTGTATCGACGGTGGCGGCTTGGGAGGATGGAAAGGAGCGAgccaaagaaaatcaaTAATCAACCGGATGGCAGTTTCTACCCGTGACTTGTCAGAATAGAGCGGGTCTCCTTGGAGCAACAGTCGGTTGCGTCTATAACATGTCAGTACACAATCTCCTCTCACAGGCTCACCCATTACTACTGTCCACTAGTTCTTCAATGCTCGGAGAAACTACTTGCAATCCTTCAACCTCGTACATTCTCTTAGGCGGCTCTGCTCTTGAACCGCCATGGCTCGTGCTTGTCGCAGTGGCGGTTGTCTTTACTGCTGCCATCCTCTCTGACACCTTGGAGGGCCTCACCATTGGCGCTGGGATGGAATGAAACGGCTTTACGTCTTGCTGAGCGGTGTATTGCTGCGAGCTACACAACTGTCAGTGACATTCTCCCCGTCGTTCCCACCTACCCTCCATGCACGCCGAGTAGCACCTGCATAACACCAGTAGGGATGGCGGCGTACCCCGTATGTCCATTCTTGCTGGAATCGCCGCCGATGACCTCTGGAGAGGACTCTACTGTGGATCGCGAGGAGAAGGGAGAGGACGCCGCAGGAGAATCGAGTGGTAACATGAAATGTTGAAACctttaaaaaaaaagtaaaaagacaaacccaatcaatatatatatattatATATAAAtgggagaaaaaaagttttgggaaaaaaaaagcgTCGCAGTGCAGAATTAATGCGTGCGTATCTGGACCGAGTCATATTTTTCCATTCCCAAATCCGACCAAAGTGCCCAAAAATACATCCGTCAATTGAATTTACCACCCAATTTTCAATCACATGCATTGTTCAAACGGTGGCAAATTCCGCTTTTGTGCGCACAGACACCTTTACGCGCTACGAATAGAGAGCATATCGGAGGCCCGTGCGCAAGATACGTACGCTTTCGCTTGTAAGCTATGAACAGTAATGGTAGCGTGAGATAAGGCGGCGGTCGCCGCCATTTCGACATTTGTTTGTCtgcttttcattttcttttgaaactAACGTATTTGAATTGGATGATAACAATGACTTTAGCTCTTTACTTGCGACCTTCCCCAAGAGctttctttatatttgCCTCAACGGGTGTTTTGTTATTTCGTCAGCCGTCGGCACAAGAGACCAAGGCTTCAAAAAGCGTAGTCGTCGCAGAGTTCCTTCCCCAGGAGGAGATCAACGTTTACGATCTCGTCAAAGTTGGAGAGGTTGAGGGTGTATTGGGCGTCGTCAGTGTCCCTAGCGGTAGGTCAAGGCGGCGTTTGAGCAGGAGGAACTCATCGAAGCAGACAGGTCACCCATACCAGAAATATTCTTACTCTTGCTCACCCATACGATCCCGCTCCCACCATTGGTTCCCTCCTCGAGCCTTCGCCCATGCAAGCTCATATCGGTAGATTTCTATTCCCTGTCATCGTCCTATTGGGATAGTCCTGAACTTTGCAATGTGCCACAAATGATAGACTATGAAGATGAATATGAAAATGTTGGTGCGACATATGCAGGCGGATCTCAGGCTACGCTGTCCAACGCTCAGCGAGAAGGTGTCAGCCATCCATGTAGTGGCATGAAAAAGTACCTCGAATCGTCGTCATTCTTTCATGCTGAAGGCTGCAAATGGGATATTTCCTCAAGAttatcatcatcttcaaactggATCAGAGAAGCAGGCTTGGTAACTCACCCCTTGGAGGAGTTTGATGACCGGTTCGTGTGGAATAAGAGCTTGTTGGAACCGTTTCTGGCGTTTAGGAAAGGactggaagagaaagtgCGAACGAAACTCGACAGAGCTTCCCTACTCATACCTATCATCCAAGGGTTCTGCGGAAGCTTGCCCATTTTTAATGGAGGCTCTTTGAATGGGACGCCGCCAATGGCTTCATTGGGTCTGATATCCCGTCTCAGCTGGAAAAGGGCTGGCGCACGATTTAGGACAAGAGGGATAGATGACGATGGTCAAGTAGCAAATTTTGTCGAGACAGAGGTCCTTATGGCGCTGGAAGACAAAGTGATGAGTTATGTTCAAGTTAGGGGAAGTGTTCCACTTTTTTGGGAG
This window contains:
- a CDS encoding ATP-dependent RNA helicase VAD1 gives rise to the protein MASSSASEDWKKGLIAPPKDLRPQTEDVTATQGSKFEDFGLRRELLMGIYTSGFEKPSPIQEQAIPVALTGRDILARAKNGTGKTASFIIPTLNRINTSLSHIQALILVPTRELALQTSQVCKTFGAHIPNLQVMITTGGTTLRDDILRLQQPVHILVGTPGRILDLGGKGIAGLNKCGVFVMDEADKLLSEDFMPVIEQTLALCPQERQVMLFSATFPWTVKEFSDKHMVQPYEINLMDELTLKGVTQYYAYVEESQKVHCLNTLFSKLQINQSIIFCNSTNRVELLAKKVTELGYSCFYSHAKMQQAHRNRVFHDFRNGMTRNLVCSDLLTRGIDIQAVNVVINFDFPRTAESYLHRIGRSGRFGHLGLAISLLTLEDRHNLYRIESELGTEIAPIPAAIDPVLYVAPTVAEDEERTSPASGTR